A window of Myxococcales bacterium contains these coding sequences:
- the yccX gene encoding acylphosphatase, producing the protein MAQKRVVLIVRGRVQGVFFRAATQREARRLGITGWVKNRNDGSVEVLAEGDEDAIKELTGWANHGPSAARVDAVDVRWRGYTGEFPEFSILE; encoded by the coding sequence ATGGCTCAAAAGCGCGTGGTTCTCATCGTTCGGGGGCGGGTCCAAGGGGTCTTTTTTCGTGCGGCGACGCAGCGCGAAGCCCGGCGTCTCGGCATCACCGGGTGGGTGAAGAACCGCAACGACGGCAGCGTCGAGGTGCTCGCCGAAGGCGACGAGGACGCCATCAAGGAGCTCACGGGGTGGGCGAACCACGGTCCCTCGGCGGCCCGGGTCGACGCCGTCGACGTCCGCTGGCGTGGCTATACCGGCGAATTTCCTGAGTTTTCCATCCTCGAGTGA
- the rpsD gene encoding 30S ribosomal protein S4, translating into MARYIGAVCKLCRREGMKLFLKGERCYTEKCAQTRRPYPPGQHGQARIKLSEYAVRLREKQKTRRIYGLVEKQFRAYYFAATRKKGRTGEQMLGLLESRLDNVVHRMGFTFTRAEARQLVKHNHFLVNGKRVNIPSYQLKAGDKIEVREPSRKINNIVASLATVEKRPMLSWLELDKANFAGTFKGAPVREELNEPVIKEQLIVEYYSR; encoded by the coding sequence ATGGCTCGTTATATTGGTGCAGTGTGCAAGCTTTGCCGCCGTGAGGGCATGAAGCTCTTCCTCAAGGGCGAGCGTTGTTACACCGAGAAGTGCGCGCAGACGCGCCGCCCCTACCCCCCGGGCCAGCACGGCCAGGCCCGCATCAAGCTCTCCGAGTACGCGGTCCGCCTCCGCGAGAAGCAGAAGACCCGCCGCATCTACGGCCTCGTCGAGAAGCAGTTCCGCGCCTACTACTTCGCCGCGACCCGCAAGAAGGGCCGCACGGGCGAGCAGATGCTCGGCCTCCTCGAGAGCCGCCTCGACAACGTCGTGCACCGCATGGGCTTCACCTTCACCCGCGCCGAGGCGCGCCAGCTCGTGAAGCACAACCACTTCCTCGTGAACGGCAAGCGCGTCAACATCCCGTCGTACCAGCTCAAGGCCGGCGACAAGATCGAGGTCCGCGAGCCGAGCCGCAAGATCAACAACATCGTGGCCTCGCTCGCCACGGTCGAGAAGCGCCCGATGCTGTCGTGGCTCGAGCTCGACAAGGCGAACTTCGCCGGCACCTTCAAGGGCGCCCCCGTCCGCGAGGAGCTCAACGAGCCGGTCATCAAAGAGCAGCTCATCGTCGAGTACTACTCGCGCTGA
- a CDS encoding DUF1554 domain-containing protein: protein MRTRSVTLVGLLVVVSVSAGFAACGSDPEGGALPDASISSDAATARDASPVDAATPDATPDASLDAPADAPVDAPSDAPVDAGPPRAFRYLFATVPAARASLSSIAAADALCVAAKPAQVAKVKALLVGPTRTACTTADCAVGGAGEHVDWPLAPSTEYRRLDGTTVLGTTNAKGLFDVLRASVDTVDGFVWTGLAANGANTWTSWLTSPSTCAAWTSTSGLVLGGAAYRGPSYVNAAFGAFIDACDKSFAIYCAETD, encoded by the coding sequence ATGCGTACGCGTTCGGTGACTCTCGTAGGGCTCCTCGTGGTGGTGTCGGTCTCGGCGGGCTTCGCGGCGTGCGGCTCCGACCCTGAAGGTGGCGCGCTGCCCGACGCATCGATCTCGTCCGATGCGGCCACGGCGCGCGATGCATCTCCCGTCGACGCGGCCACGCCGGACGCGACGCCCGATGCCTCCCTCGACGCCCCGGCCGACGCGCCCGTGGACGCGCCGTCGGACGCCCCCGTCGACGCGGGGCCGCCTCGAGCGTTCCGCTACCTCTTCGCCACGGTGCCCGCCGCTCGGGCGTCGCTCTCGTCGATCGCGGCCGCCGACGCGCTCTGCGTGGCGGCGAAGCCCGCGCAGGTCGCCAAGGTGAAGGCGCTCCTCGTCGGGCCCACACGCACCGCGTGCACCACGGCCGACTGTGCGGTCGGCGGCGCGGGGGAGCACGTCGACTGGCCGCTCGCCCCGAGCACCGAGTACCGAAGGCTCGACGGCACGACCGTCCTCGGCACGACGAACGCGAAGGGCCTCTTCGACGTGCTCCGCGCCTCGGTCGACACGGTGGACGGCTTCGTGTGGACCGGGCTCGCCGCCAACGGCGCCAACACGTGGACCTCGTGGCTCACGAGCCCGTCCACCTGCGCCGCGTGGACGAGCACGAGCGGCCTGGTCCTCGGCGGCGCGGCGTATCGAGGCCCGTCCTACGTCAACGCGGCCTTCGGAGCCTTCATCGACGCGTGCGACAAGAGCTTCGCGATCTACTGCGCCGAGACCGACTGA
- a CDS encoding NAD-binding protein, translating to MPAHRRRSRFVRAMLVRGRIAAYVAKRLGPALAVMATYTVLATALVRWDTARAGAKLPDVTASVYAIYTQLFFEPTDPLPATPLSRVLFFVTPLFGAVLVGEGIAKVGGEVLEGERRHALWVRIMTETLKDHVVVCGLGHVGYRVIEELRALGEDAVGIEREPSEFVRTLRDEGVPVHVGDARRDELLAGTGIAKAKAVVCATNDDLANLEIALDAKRMNPNIRVVMRMFDQRLAAKVGGALELDQSFSTSALSAPVIALSARLAGVKSAYRLDGRTRVVCEIVAPARARGRTIEDLERTFDLRVLRVKDATGYTRATGAKVIAEGDGLVLDADAEELSGLV from the coding sequence GTGCCGGCTCATCGTCGCCGTTCGCGCTTCGTGCGCGCCATGCTCGTGCGCGGCCGCATCGCCGCCTACGTAGCGAAGAGGCTCGGGCCGGCCCTCGCGGTCATGGCGACGTACACCGTGCTCGCCACCGCCCTCGTGCGCTGGGACACGGCGCGCGCGGGCGCGAAGCTCCCCGACGTGACCGCGAGCGTCTACGCGATTTACACGCAGCTCTTCTTCGAGCCGACCGACCCGCTCCCCGCGACTCCCCTGTCACGCGTGCTCTTCTTCGTGACCCCGCTCTTCGGCGCGGTGCTCGTGGGAGAGGGCATCGCCAAGGTCGGTGGGGAGGTGCTCGAGGGCGAGCGACGCCACGCGCTCTGGGTGAGGATCATGACGGAAACACTGAAGGATCATGTGGTCGTGTGTGGTCTCGGGCACGTGGGCTACCGCGTGATCGAGGAGCTTCGCGCCCTCGGCGAGGACGCGGTCGGCATCGAACGTGAGCCCTCCGAGTTCGTGCGCACGCTGCGCGACGAGGGGGTTCCCGTACACGTGGGTGACGCACGGCGCGACGAGCTGCTCGCCGGCACGGGCATCGCGAAGGCCAAGGCGGTCGTCTGCGCCACGAACGACGATCTCGCGAACCTCGAGATCGCCCTCGACGCGAAGCGCATGAACCCGAACATCCGGGTGGTCATGCGCATGTTCGACCAGCGACTCGCTGCCAAGGTCGGCGGGGCGCTCGAGCTCGACCAGAGCTTTTCCACGTCAGCTCTGTCCGCGCCGGTGATCGCCCTCTCCGCGCGGCTCGCCGGGGTGAAGAGCGCGTACCGGCTCGACGGGCGAACCCGCGTCGTATGCGAGATCGTCGCGCCCGCGCGAGCGAGGGGTCGCACGATCGAAGACCTGGAGCGGACCTTCGACCTCCGGGTGCTCCGCGTGAAGGACGCCACCGGGTACACACGCGCCACGGGCGCGAAGGTGATCGCCGAGGGGGACGGGCTCGTGCTCGACGCCGACGCCGAGGAGCTCTCGGGCCTCGTGTGA
- a CDS encoding DNA-directed RNA polymerase subunit alpha — translation MSNIVTRNWRDLIRPRGIHIESETLTDFYGKFTCEPLERGYGITLGNSLRRILLSSLQGAAITAVKVEGALHEFTTVSDVVEDVTDIILNLKEVVLKSATVKTYQVRLEKEGPGPVFAKDIQLTDGLSVLNPDHLIATLDKKGPVQMELTVNVGRGYVPAEKNKTPTMSIGTIPIDALFSPIRKVNYTVTNARVGQVTDYDKLTLEVWTNGSVKPQDAVAYAAKILKEQLSIFINFEETEETAYVAGDAEDAPLNENLFRSVDELELSVRSANCLQNANISLIGELVQRSEQDMLKTKNFGRKSLKEIKEILQNMGLSLGMKIENWPQMLERWKAQQAQA, via the coding sequence ATGTCGAACATCGTCACGCGCAACTGGCGCGACCTCATTCGTCCCCGTGGGATCCACATCGAGTCGGAGACCCTCACCGACTTCTACGGGAAATTCACCTGCGAGCCCCTCGAGCGCGGCTACGGCATCACGCTCGGCAACTCGCTGCGCCGCATCCTGCTCTCGTCGCTCCAGGGCGCCGCGATCACAGCCGTCAAGGTCGAGGGTGCGCTCCACGAGTTCACCACGGTGAGCGACGTCGTCGAGGACGTGACCGACATCATCCTCAACCTGAAGGAAGTCGTCCTCAAGTCGGCCACCGTCAAGACGTACCAGGTGCGCCTCGAGAAGGAGGGCCCCGGCCCCGTCTTCGCGAAGGACATCCAGCTCACCGACGGGCTCAGCGTCCTCAACCCGGACCACCTCATCGCGACCCTCGACAAGAAGGGCCCCGTGCAGATGGAGCTCACGGTCAACGTGGGCCGCGGCTACGTGCCGGCCGAGAAGAACAAGACGCCGACGATGAGCATCGGCACCATCCCGATCGACGCGCTCTTCTCGCCGATCCGTAAGGTGAACTACACCGTCACGAACGCTCGTGTCGGCCAGGTCACCGATTACGACAAGCTCACCCTCGAGGTGTGGACGAACGGGAGCGTGAAGCCCCAGGACGCGGTCGCCTACGCGGCCAAGATCCTGAAGGAGCAGCTCTCCATCTTCATCAACTTCGAAGAGACCGAAGAGACGGCCTACGTCGCCGGCGATGCCGAGGACGCGCCCCTCAACGAGAACCTCTTCCGCTCGGTCGACGAGCTCGAGCTCTCGGTCCGCTCGGCCAACTGCCTCCAGAACGCGAACATCAGCCTCATCGGCGAGCTCGTTCAGCGCTCGGAGCAGGACATGCTGAAGACCAAGAACTTCGGCCGCAAGTCCCTGAAGGAGATCAAAGAGATCCTTCAGAACATGGGCCTCTCGCTCGGCATGAAGATCGAAAACTGGCCCCAGATGCTCGAGCGCTGGAAGGCCCAGCAAGCCCAGGCCTGA
- the rplQ gene encoding 50S ribosomal protein L17, whose amino-acid sequence MRHGNLGRKFGRNTSHRRAMFRNLTANLVLHERIETTDAKAKELRRVAERLITKAVRLGDVAFTAQAQLSDADKARRLHVQRLIGSFIPRFGTRTESGGEAKKVDLVEKILIDLAKRFKGRPGGYTRIVKFGPRRGDNAPMSIIEFVGDAKAQEAEAK is encoded by the coding sequence ATGCGTCACGGAAATCTCGGCCGCAAGTTCGGCCGCAACACGAGCCACCGCCGCGCGATGTTCCGGAACCTCACCGCGAACCTCGTGCTCCACGAGCGCATCGAGACCACCGATGCGAAGGCCAAAGAGCTCCGCCGCGTGGCCGAGCGCCTCATCACCAAGGCCGTGCGCCTCGGCGACGTGGCGTTCACCGCGCAGGCTCAGCTCTCGGACGCCGACAAGGCCCGCCGCCTCCACGTGCAGCGCCTCATCGGCTCGTTCATCCCGCGCTTCGGCACCCGCACCGAGTCGGGCGGCGAAGCCAAGAAGGTCGACCTCGTCGAGAAGATCCTCATCGACCTCGCGAAGCGCTTCAAGGGCCGCCCCGGCGGTTACACGCGCATCGTGAAGTTCGGCCCCCGCCGCGGCGACAACGCCCCGATGTCGATCATCGAGTTCGTCGGCGACGCGAAGGCCCAAGAGGCCGAGGCCAAGTGA
- a CDS encoding NUDIX domain-containing protein: protein MRLSRRPSPAASAPSIVRPRAGTMGGERATVGIVPPRHTVRVAVHVVVAREDGAIFFVRRAGTGFMDGKLSLPSGHLEEGESVLEAAARETLEEAGVVVRPDDLEHVATVHGRWKVAPYLHLFFRAVRWEGEAHAAEPEKSSGSAWVHPSAFSDELIPYEREALEAPRGAVLVLGEVRTA from the coding sequence ATGCGCCTCTCTCGACGTCCGAGCCCTGCGGCGAGCGCTCCCTCGATCGTGCGCCCTCGAGCCGGGACGATGGGCGGAGAGCGAGCTACGGTGGGCATCGTGCCTCCGCGTCACACGGTCCGTGTCGCCGTTCACGTCGTCGTCGCGCGCGAGGACGGCGCGATCTTCTTCGTGCGGCGTGCAGGCACGGGCTTCATGGACGGGAAGCTGTCCCTGCCCTCGGGTCACCTCGAGGAGGGCGAGAGCGTGCTCGAAGCGGCGGCCCGGGAGACCCTCGAAGAGGCGGGCGTCGTCGTGCGCCCCGACGACCTCGAGCACGTCGCGACCGTGCACGGCAGGTGGAAGGTCGCCCCGTACCTTCACCTGTTTTTCCGTGCGGTGCGCTGGGAGGGCGAAGCTCACGCGGCCGAGCCGGAGAAATCCTCGGGCTCGGCGTGGGTGCATCCGAGCGCTTTTTCGGACGAGCTCATCCCCTACGAGCGCGAGGCCCTCGAGGCCCCGAGGGGCGCGGTGCTGGTGCTCGGCGAGGTGCGCACGGCGTGA
- a CDS encoding Hsp70 family protein: protein MSLRHGVALGVDLGTSNTVVGFVLPGETLPRVLSIPQRVAAHTEEARELLPSTLYAPIAGEVAGDPGFFPGAFAKARAGEVPSRGVPSHKSWLGHAAADRRAAILPFGISEDLAGPRISPCDAAHRVLEHVHHAWMAAHPERPLGEAIVALTVPASFDDDARELTRIAAERAGLGPSLRLLEEPVAALYDYLSRDDAEATLAGLPEGSLVLVCDVGGGTTDLSLVRIEHHEGSPTLTRVASGRHLLLGGDNMDLALAHALEDRFVQAGDKLSPARFGELAASCRAAKERLFSTDAVEANVTLLGQGSKLVGGSRTATLSRALAEEIVSAGFFPVVARGEAPRGPTTALRGLGLPYERDPAVTRHVAAFLARHASEGHVRAIFLNGGVFRADRLRRALTMGLAACFETEPVLLPNPDPDLAVARGAAIYARLLARGDGAKIRGGSARSYFVGVGDEGDGVAKAVCVVPRFAEESATFETTTPFLLTLGTRARFSLFASDVDKSEAGTVVALDDTRFFPLPDLVAKLGEPGEVGRAKVVVRGEVTAVGTLDLQCVNEHGRAFRLSFRLDPRDEGTPSLPPASILPPAPVSHASNRPTRAHSSPARDRAIELVTAVFGKKADEGARATKDLPRELEKVLGEKGTWPVDTARAIADVLLANPGSRKRSADHERVWFQLVGHGLRPGRGFEGDAARVASFEKTWDGKLGFPDEPRGFAAFFVAFRRVAPGLSRRVQESIGDYAASVLAPNEANPKRPKRMPDAQDELVHLAASLERVPLRLRGLFGEWLFDRVRAKDDPRLWDALGKIGARVPSYGSLHEVLPVSQIEPWLERLVRSEWKKDTRALSRAACLLARATGDRTRDVSERVRKTTLAKLEAARAVPNEPWLRMVREVVLPEDALAEVGLFDDDLPPGLTLVRDADGEGP, encoded by the coding sequence GTGAGCCTCCGGCACGGCGTCGCGCTCGGCGTCGACCTCGGGACCTCGAACACCGTGGTCGGCTTCGTGCTGCCCGGAGAGACGCTCCCCCGCGTGCTCTCGATCCCGCAGCGAGTGGCGGCGCACACCGAAGAGGCCCGCGAGCTCTTGCCCTCGACCCTCTACGCGCCCATCGCGGGTGAGGTCGCCGGAGATCCCGGTTTTTTCCCAGGGGCGTTCGCGAAGGCGCGCGCCGGCGAGGTGCCCTCCCGAGGGGTTCCGAGCCACAAGAGCTGGCTCGGGCACGCCGCGGCCGACCGCCGCGCAGCCATCCTGCCGTTCGGGATCTCGGAGGACCTCGCCGGCCCACGCATCTCTCCGTGCGACGCCGCGCACCGCGTGCTCGAGCACGTGCATCATGCATGGATGGCCGCGCACCCCGAGAGGCCGCTCGGCGAGGCGATCGTCGCCCTCACGGTGCCGGCCTCGTTCGACGACGACGCGCGCGAGCTCACGCGCATCGCGGCCGAGCGCGCGGGGCTCGGGCCAAGCCTTCGCCTGCTGGAAGAGCCGGTGGCGGCGCTCTACGACTACCTCTCCCGCGACGACGCCGAGGCCACGCTCGCGGGCCTGCCCGAGGGCTCGCTCGTCCTCGTGTGCGACGTGGGAGGGGGGACGACCGACCTCTCGCTCGTGCGCATCGAGCACCACGAAGGGAGCCCGACGCTCACCCGTGTCGCGAGCGGGAGGCACCTCCTCCTCGGCGGCGACAACATGGACCTCGCGCTCGCACACGCGCTCGAGGACCGCTTCGTCCAGGCCGGGGACAAGCTCTCTCCGGCCCGCTTCGGAGAGCTCGCGGCGTCGTGCCGCGCGGCGAAGGAGCGGCTCTTCTCGACCGACGCCGTCGAAGCCAACGTGACGTTGCTCGGCCAAGGCTCGAAGCTCGTGGGGGGGTCCCGTACGGCGACGCTCTCGAGGGCTCTCGCCGAGGAGATCGTCTCGGCGGGCTTCTTCCCCGTGGTCGCGCGCGGCGAGGCTCCACGCGGTCCGACCACCGCGCTCCGCGGCCTGGGATTGCCCTACGAGCGCGACCCGGCCGTCACACGGCACGTCGCTGCGTTCCTCGCCCGGCACGCATCCGAGGGGCACGTGCGGGCGATTTTCCTGAACGGCGGGGTATTTCGCGCGGACCGACTGAGACGCGCGCTGACGATGGGGCTCGCGGCGTGCTTCGAGACCGAGCCCGTGCTGCTCCCGAACCCGGATCCGGATCTCGCGGTCGCGCGGGGGGCGGCCATCTACGCGCGCCTCCTCGCCCGTGGCGACGGAGCCAAGATCCGCGGGGGCAGCGCGAGGAGCTACTTCGTGGGTGTCGGTGACGAAGGCGACGGCGTGGCGAAGGCGGTCTGCGTCGTCCCGCGGTTCGCCGAAGAGTCGGCGACCTTCGAGACGACCACGCCGTTCCTCCTTACGCTCGGCACGCGCGCGCGCTTCTCGCTCTTCGCCTCGGACGTCGACAAGAGCGAGGCGGGGACCGTCGTCGCGCTCGATGACACACGCTTTTTTCCCCTCCCCGACCTCGTCGCCAAGCTGGGGGAGCCGGGAGAGGTCGGCCGCGCCAAGGTCGTCGTCCGCGGCGAGGTCACGGCCGTGGGCACCCTCGATTTGCAGTGCGTGAACGAGCATGGGCGCGCTTTCCGCCTGTCGTTCCGCCTGGATCCGCGAGACGAGGGCACACCCTCCCTGCCTCCCGCATCCATCCTCCCCCCCGCACCGGTAAGCCACGCGTCGAACCGCCCGACGCGGGCCCACTCGTCCCCGGCGCGAGACCGCGCGATCGAGCTCGTGACCGCCGTGTTCGGGAAGAAGGCCGACGAGGGCGCCCGAGCCACCAAGGACCTCCCGCGCGAGCTCGAGAAGGTCCTCGGCGAGAAGGGCACCTGGCCGGTCGATACGGCCCGGGCCATCGCCGACGTCTTGCTCGCGAACCCGGGCTCTCGAAAGCGCAGCGCCGATCACGAGCGGGTGTGGTTCCAGCTCGTCGGCCACGGCCTACGCCCGGGCCGAGGCTTCGAGGGTGACGCCGCGCGCGTGGCGTCGTTCGAGAAGACGTGGGACGGGAAGCTCGGCTTCCCCGACGAGCCACGCGGGTTCGCGGCGTTCTTCGTCGCGTTTCGTCGCGTCGCGCCCGGCCTCTCGCGTCGCGTGCAAGAGAGCATCGGCGACTACGCGGCGAGCGTGCTCGCCCCGAACGAAGCGAACCCGAAGCGCCCGAAGCGCATGCCCGACGCCCAAGACGAGCTCGTCCACCTCGCGGCCAGCCTCGAGCGTGTGCCGCTTCGGCTCCGCGGGCTCTTCGGAGAGTGGCTCTTCGACCGCGTGCGCGCGAAGGACGACCCCCGCCTCTGGGACGCGCTCGGAAAGATCGGCGCGAGGGTGCCGAGCTACGGCTCCTTGCACGAGGTGCTGCCCGTGAGCCAAATCGAGCCGTGGCTCGAGCGTCTCGTGCGGTCCGAGTGGAAGAAGGACACCCGCGCGCTCTCCCGAGCCGCATGCCTTCTGGCGCGAGCCACCGGGGACCGCACACGCGACGTGTCGGAGCGTGTGCGCAAGACGACCCTCGCGAAGCTCGAGGCGGCGCGGGCGGTCCCGAACGAGCCATGGCTGCGCATGGTGCGCGAGGTGGTGCTCCCGGAGGACGCGCTCGCCGAGGTCGGGCTCTTCGACGACGACCTCCCGCCAGGTCTCACGCTCGTGCGAGACGCCGACGGAGAGGGCCCGTGA
- a CDS encoding Hsp70 family protein, with amino-acid sequence MQPSETTASRFPLGPARAPPRPLPRPFRLDYAPRRGPPVRPALPDALLPGVFLLFPGPLRRSLRRPGVRRARRHARAQGASPGSRAEARAETRAEAYPGRGPEPARAPPTRRAARGLLARGRRRRRRRGHRSRRAGRALGVPQGPERPRRPRADPPRRRGDEGHAPIGLRRQDHEAHGQRRRRRPLRGNAQAQRVEGHRREAPPRRRGSRRLGGRAGRGRALSRYVVGIDLGTTHSALAYAELAEGGAGEVKVLDIPQLVAKGTVGEKALLPSFHYAPHASDGAMPLPWDERRAHVVGELARARGVEAPGRVVTSAKSWLSHAGIDRRAALLPLGAPEDVEKVSPVEASFRYLEHIADAWEHGVAKGDPELALARQEVVLTVPASFDAAARELTVEAAYAAGLENVTLLEEPQAALYAWLAARGDAWRKEIRVGDVLLVCDVGGGTTDFSAICATEREGALELRRVAVGDHILLGGDNMDLALAHVATQKLVAQGKEIDRQQQAQLAHAARAAKEALLSEGAPESAPIAIASRGSKLVGGTLRTELVRGEVEATLVDGFFPVVASSARPVSRPRVGLQQLGLPYAQDPAITRHLASFLARQKDALSTLEGASPRPPAELLLPDLVLFNGGVMKSATLRGRVRSCLDTWLAAQGRSPVRELEGADLDLAVARGAAAYALTKHGKGLRIRGGTARSYYVGIEGAAPAVPGIAPPLSALCVAPFGLEEGSPPVELSLDLGAVVGEKVSFRFFGSSTRRDDVIGTELDVGPSAGLEELSPVEVELPAEGRAPGELVPVRLASSVTEVGTLLVEAVPVAPRFPGERWKVELGVRESDGS; translated from the coding sequence ATGCAACCTTCGGAAACGACCGCGAGCCGATTCCCCCTCGGGCCGGCGCGGGCGCCTCCCCGGCCACTTCCCCGCCCGTTTCGGCTGGACTACGCTCCGCGCCGTGGCCCCCCTGTCCGACCTGCCCTTCCCGACGCGCTTCTTCCTGGCGTTTTCCTGCTTTTTCCGGGTCCTCTTCGACGGAGCCTTCGCCGCCCGGGTGTTCGCCGTGCAAGACGGCATGCCCGAGCCCAAGGCGCTTCCCCCGGCTCCCGAGCCGAAGCCCGAGCCGAAACCCGAGCCGAAGCCTACCCCGGACGCGGCCCTGAGCCTGCTCGCGCTCCTCCAACGCGAAGGGCGGCTCGTGGACTTCTTGCTCGAGGACGTCGAAGGCGCCGCCGACGCGGACATCGGAGCCGCCGCGCGGGTCGTGCACTCGGGGTGCCGCAAGGCCCTGAAAGACCACGTCGACCTCGAGCCGATCCACCCCGCCGACGAGGGGACGAAGGTCACGCTCCCATCGGGCTTCGACGCCAAGACCACGAAGCTCACGGGCAACGTCGCCGGAGACGGCCCCTACGAGGGAACGCTCAAGCACAGAGGGTGGAAGGCCACCGCCGTGAAGCTCCCCCACGCCGTCGAGGGTCACGACGCCTCGGTGGTCGCGCAGGCCGAGGTCGAGCTTTGAGCCGCTACGTCGTCGGGATCGATCTCGGCACCACCCACTCGGCCCTCGCGTACGCCGAGCTCGCCGAGGGTGGCGCGGGCGAGGTGAAGGTGCTCGACATCCCTCAGCTCGTCGCCAAAGGGACCGTCGGAGAGAAGGCCCTCCTGCCCTCGTTCCACTACGCCCCGCACGCCTCCGACGGGGCCATGCCCCTCCCGTGGGACGAACGCCGCGCGCACGTCGTGGGGGAGCTCGCGCGGGCGCGGGGTGTCGAGGCTCCGGGCCGAGTGGTCACGAGCGCCAAGAGCTGGCTCTCTCACGCCGGCATCGATCGTCGCGCGGCCCTCCTCCCCCTCGGTGCCCCCGAGGACGTCGAGAAGGTGAGCCCGGTGGAGGCCTCGTTCCGCTACCTCGAGCACATCGCCGACGCGTGGGAGCACGGCGTGGCGAAGGGCGATCCGGAGCTCGCGCTCGCGCGCCAGGAGGTGGTCCTCACGGTGCCGGCGTCGTTCGACGCGGCGGCGCGTGAGCTCACCGTCGAGGCCGCGTACGCCGCGGGCCTCGAGAACGTCACGCTGCTCGAAGAGCCTCAGGCCGCCCTCTACGCGTGGCTCGCGGCCCGAGGCGACGCGTGGCGAAAAGAGATCCGCGTCGGAGACGTGCTGCTCGTCTGCGACGTGGGCGGCGGCACGACCGACTTCTCCGCCATCTGCGCGACCGAGCGCGAGGGCGCCCTCGAGCTCCGTCGGGTCGCCGTGGGCGATCACATCCTCCTCGGAGGAGACAACATGGACCTCGCCCTGGCGCACGTCGCGACGCAGAAGCTCGTCGCGCAGGGCAAAGAGATCGATCGCCAGCAACAAGCCCAGCTCGCCCACGCGGCGCGCGCGGCCAAAGAGGCCTTGCTCTCGGAAGGAGCGCCCGAGAGCGCGCCCATCGCGATCGCGTCGCGGGGCTCGAAGCTCGTCGGAGGCACGCTGCGCACCGAGCTCGTCCGCGGCGAGGTCGAGGCGACGTTGGTCGATGGCTTCTTCCCGGTCGTCGCGTCGTCGGCGCGGCCCGTCTCTCGGCCTCGCGTGGGCCTCCAGCAGCTCGGCCTGCCCTACGCCCAAGATCCCGCCATCACGCGGCACCTCGCGTCGTTCCTCGCTCGCCAAAAAGACGCGCTCTCCACGCTCGAGGGAGCGAGCCCGAGGCCTCCGGCCGAGCTCCTCCTGCCGGACCTCGTGCTCTTCAACGGCGGCGTCATGAAGAGCGCGACCTTGCGCGGGCGCGTGCGAAGCTGCCTCGACACGTGGCTCGCGGCCCAAGGGCGCTCGCCGGTCCGTGAGCTCGAAGGCGCCGATCTCGACCTCGCCGTGGCCCGCGGAGCCGCCGCCTATGCGCTCACAAAGCACGGAAAAGGTTTGAGAATTCGCGGAGGTACGGCCAGGTCGTACTACGTGGGCATCGAGGGTGCCGCGCCCGCCGTCCCGGGCATCGCGCCCCCCCTCAGCGCGCTCTGCGTGGCGCCGTTCGGTCTCGAAGAAGGGAGCCCCCCGGTGGAGCTCTCGCTCGATCTCGGCGCGGTCGTCGGCGAGAAGGTCTCGTTCCGGTTCTTCGGCTCGTCGACCCGACGCGACGACGTCATCGGCACCGAGCTCGACGTCGGACCGAGCGCGGGCCTCGAGGAGCTGTCGCCGGTGGAGGTCGAGCTGCCTGCCGAGGGGCGCGCGCCGGGCGAGCTCGTGCCCGTACGCCTCGCGTCCAGCGTGACCGAGGTGGGCACCTTGCTGGTGGAGGCCGTTCCCGTCGCGCCTAGGTTCCCTGGAGAGCGGTGGAAGGTCGAGCTCGGTGTGCGGGAGAGCGACGGGTCGTGA